A single genomic interval of Demequina sp. NBRC 110054 harbors:
- a CDS encoding DUF721 domain-containing protein, protein MERARQSARQRGARVSGPRSARADRQRKQERTDREALPYGSGRDPVLMSDTVAALMRRMGWTEQIEVTSVTARWREVVGDQIADRCKPLGFEDGILTVKASTTAWATQLTLMKGQLTHKLNEELGRDIVKELRVLGPTARSWTKGPRTVKGRGPRDTYG, encoded by the coding sequence ATGGAACGCGCACGGCAGTCGGCCCGCCAGCGCGGTGCGCGGGTCAGCGGTCCCCGCTCGGCCCGCGCGGACAGGCAGCGCAAGCAGGAGCGCACCGATCGTGAGGCCCTTCCGTACGGCTCGGGACGTGACCCCGTGCTCATGTCCGACACCGTCGCGGCCCTCATGCGACGCATGGGCTGGACCGAGCAGATCGAGGTCACGTCGGTCACGGCACGTTGGCGCGAGGTCGTAGGCGACCAGATCGCCGATCGCTGCAAGCCGCTCGGGTTCGAGGACGGGATCCTCACCGTCAAGGCGAGCACGACCGCGTGGGCCACCCAGCTCACTCTCATGAAGGGCCAGCTCACGCACAAGCTCAACGAGGAGCTCGGGCGCGACATCGTCAAGGAGCTGCGCGTGCTCGGACCCACGGCAAGGTCGTGGACGAAGGGCCCGCGAACGGTGAAGGGTCGCGGTCCTCGCGACACGTATGGGTAG
- the gyrB gene encoding DNA topoisomerase (ATP-hydrolyzing) subunit B, whose amino-acid sequence MTEDDVKSGASDYGASNITVLEGLEAVRKRPGMYIGSTGERGLHHLVYEVVDNSVDEALAGYCDTITVTLLADGGVRVQDNGRGIPVDIHPTEGKPTLEVVMTILHAGGKFGGGGYAVSGGLHGVGISVVNALSYKVESEVRRQGHVWRQSFADGGKPQGTLIKGEETEETGTTQTFWADPEIFETTDYDYETLRARFQQMAFLNKGLTIILIDERPEHVVVEDDEAAESDEEPTSRTVTYRYDGGLVDYVAHLNAAKKAEEVHPEIISLEAEDTDKKISLEMAMQWTTAYSESVFTYANTISTTEGGTHEEGFRAALTTLVNRYARDKNLLKEKDDNLTGDDVREGLTAVISVKLGEPQFEGQTKTKLGNTEAKTFVQRVVGEQLTDWLDSHPNEAREIVRKSIQASAARMAARKAREATRRKGLLESGGMPGKLRDCSSKDPSISEIFLVEGDSAGGSAVRGRNPATQAILPLRGKVLNVERARLDKALANAEIQALFTAFGSGIGDEFDIEKARYHKIVLMADADVDGKHIQTLLLTVLFRYMRPLIEAGYVYLAQPPLYRVKWSNAEHDYAFSDRERDAFVKEGLEKGRKLPKENGIQRYKGLGEMDYSELWETTMDPETRTLLQVSMDDAALADETFSILMGEDVEARRSFIQRNAKDVRFLDI is encoded by the coding sequence GTGACCGAAGACGACGTCAAGTCGGGTGCGTCCGACTACGGCGCGAGCAACATCACCGTCCTGGAGGGCCTCGAGGCCGTTCGCAAGCGTCCGGGAATGTACATCGGATCCACCGGTGAGCGCGGTCTCCACCACCTCGTGTACGAGGTCGTGGACAACTCGGTCGACGAGGCGCTCGCCGGCTACTGCGACACCATCACCGTCACGCTGCTCGCCGATGGCGGCGTGCGCGTGCAGGACAACGGGCGCGGCATCCCCGTCGACATCCACCCCACCGAGGGAAAGCCGACGCTCGAGGTCGTCATGACGATCCTGCACGCCGGCGGAAAGTTCGGTGGTGGCGGCTACGCGGTCTCCGGCGGTCTGCACGGCGTCGGCATCTCCGTCGTCAACGCGCTGTCGTACAAGGTCGAGAGCGAGGTGCGTCGCCAGGGGCACGTCTGGCGTCAGAGCTTCGCGGACGGCGGCAAGCCGCAGGGCACGCTCATCAAGGGCGAGGAAACCGAAGAGACGGGAACCACCCAGACCTTCTGGGCCGACCCCGAGATCTTCGAGACCACCGACTACGACTACGAGACGCTCCGCGCGCGCTTCCAGCAGATGGCCTTCCTCAACAAGGGCCTCACGATCATCCTGATCGATGAGCGCCCCGAGCACGTCGTCGTCGAGGACGACGAGGCGGCCGAGAGCGATGAGGAGCCGACCTCTCGGACGGTCACCTACCGCTACGACGGCGGACTGGTCGACTACGTCGCCCACCTCAACGCGGCCAAGAAGGCCGAGGAGGTGCACCCCGAGATCATCAGCCTCGAGGCCGAGGACACCGATAAGAAGATCTCGCTCGAGATGGCGATGCAGTGGACCACCGCGTACTCCGAGTCGGTGTTCACGTACGCGAACACCATCTCGACCACCGAGGGCGGCACCCACGAGGAGGGCTTCCGCGCCGCGCTGACCACCCTGGTCAACCGCTACGCGCGCGACAAGAACCTGCTCAAGGAGAAGGACGACAACCTCACGGGCGACGACGTCCGCGAGGGCCTCACCGCGGTCATCTCGGTCAAGCTCGGGGAGCCGCAGTTCGAGGGCCAGACGAAGACCAAGCTCGGCAACACCGAGGCGAAGACCTTCGTCCAGCGCGTGGTCGGCGAGCAGCTCACCGACTGGCTCGACTCGCACCCGAACGAGGCCAGGGAGATCGTCCGCAAGTCGATTCAGGCCTCGGCGGCGCGAATGGCCGCGCGGAAGGCGCGCGAGGCGACCCGTCGCAAGGGGCTCCTCGAGTCGGGCGGCATGCCCGGCAAGCTGCGCGACTGCTCGTCGAAGGACCCGTCGATCTCCGAGATCTTCCTCGTCGAGGGTGACTCCGCAGGCGGCTCGGCCGTCCGCGGCCGCAACCCTGCGACGCAGGCGATCCTGCCGCTGCGCGGCAAGGTGCTGAACGTCGAGCGCGCGCGCCTCGACAAGGCCCTCGCGAACGCCGAGATCCAGGCGCTGTTCACGGCCTTCGGCTCGGGCATCGGCGACGAGTTCGACATCGAGAAGGCGCGCTATCACAAGATCGTGCTGATGGCGGATGCCGACGTCGACGGCAAGCACATCCAGACCCTCCTCCTCACGGTGCTCTTCCGCTACATGCGGCCGCTCATCGAGGCGGGCTATGTCTATCTCGCCCAGCCGCCGCTGTACCGCGTGAAGTGGTCGAACGCCGAGCACGACTACGCGTTCAGCGACCGCGAGCGTGACGCCTTCGTCAAGGAGGGGCTCGAGAAGGGCCGCAAGCTTCCCAAGGAGAACGGCATCCAGCGCTACAAGGGTCTGGGTGAGATGGACTACTCGGAACTGTGGGAGACCACGATGGACCCCGAGACCCGCACTCTTCTCCAGGTCAGCATGGACGATGCGGCGCTCGCCGACGAGACGTTCTCGATCCTCATGGGCGAGGACGTCGAGGCGCGCCGCAGCTTCATCCAGCGCAACGCGAAGGACGTGAGGTTCCTTGACATCTGA
- the gyrA gene encoding DNA gyrase subunit A, with protein MQQSYLDYAMSVIVGRALPDVRDGMKPVHRRVVYAMFDGGYRPDRAFSKCTRIIGEVMGNYHPHGDSAVYDTLVRMVQDWSLRYPLASGQGNFGSPGNDPAAAHRYTEARMAPIAMEMVRDIDKDTVDFQDNYDGRTQEPVVLPSRFPNLLVNGSAGIAVGMATNIPPHNLREVAEGVQWYLDHPTATREELQDALIARIQGPDFPTAALILGRKGIEEAYRTGRGSITMRAVVNVEEIQGRQCLVVTELPYQVNPDNLALKIAELVKDGKLSGIADIRDETSGRTGQRLVIVLKRDAVAKVVLNNLYKHTQLQDTFGANMVALVEGVPRTLSIDQFVKHWTVHQIEVIQRRTAYRLREAEREAHIQRGYVKALDKLDEVIALIRRSPSADEARQGLIDLLDVDEVQADAILNLQLRRLAALERQAIEERYAKLMEEIKDLQQILGSEERQRTIISDELAEIVRKFGDDRRTEISPFDGSVDIEDLIAEEEMVVTITRGGYVKRTRSDQYRAQKRGGKGVRGASLRSDDTVDHFFVTTTHHWLLFFTNLGRVYRAKAYELPEGGRDAKGQHVANLLAFQPGEEIAQVMELRSYEDKPYLVLATKRGLVKKTDLSAYDSNRSGGLIAINLREVEGEDGETRPDELISARLAGPEDDLMLVSRKGQSLRFHASDDELRSMGRATSGVKGMSFRDDDELLAMDVILAGTAEAADDADSETEDDATAGDGPYSFVVTAAGYAKRTSASAWAPKHRGGLGVKVATLTEERGDLVGAMLVEDTDEVLVIMGSGKVMRSPVSEVPIKGKNTMGVIFAKPGKNDSIIGIARNVERNLGDEDEAEAEATEVAAAETDGAAPAVDSAESAE; from the coding sequence ATGCAGCAGTCCTACCTGGACTACGCGATGTCGGTCATCGTCGGACGCGCCCTGCCGGACGTCCGCGACGGCATGAAGCCCGTCCACCGTCGCGTCGTCTACGCGATGTTCGACGGTGGCTACCGGCCCGACCGCGCGTTCTCCAAGTGCACGCGCATCATCGGCGAGGTGATGGGTAACTATCACCCGCACGGTGACTCCGCGGTGTACGACACCCTCGTGCGCATGGTGCAGGACTGGTCACTGCGCTACCCCCTCGCCTCCGGTCAGGGCAACTTCGGCTCCCCCGGCAACGACCCGGCCGCGGCCCACCGATACACCGAGGCTCGCATGGCGCCCATCGCCATGGAGATGGTCCGGGACATCGACAAGGACACGGTCGACTTCCAGGACAACTACGACGGCCGCACTCAGGAGCCCGTCGTCCTGCCCTCGCGCTTCCCCAACCTGCTCGTCAACGGCTCGGCCGGCATCGCGGTCGGCATGGCGACCAACATCCCGCCGCACAACCTGCGCGAGGTCGCGGAGGGCGTGCAGTGGTACCTCGACCACCCGACCGCGACGCGTGAGGAGCTCCAGGACGCGCTCATCGCCCGCATCCAGGGCCCCGACTTCCCGACGGCCGCGCTGATCCTCGGCCGCAAGGGCATCGAGGAGGCGTACCGGACCGGCCGCGGCTCGATCACGATGCGCGCCGTCGTCAACGTCGAGGAGATCCAGGGCCGCCAGTGCCTCGTGGTCACCGAGCTGCCGTACCAGGTGAACCCGGACAACCTCGCGCTCAAGATCGCGGAGCTCGTCAAGGACGGCAAGCTCTCGGGCATCGCCGATATCCGCGACGAGACCTCGGGCCGCACGGGCCAGCGACTCGTCATCGTGCTCAAGCGTGACGCTGTCGCCAAGGTCGTGCTCAACAACCTGTACAAGCACACCCAGCTGCAGGACACCTTCGGCGCCAACATGGTCGCGCTCGTCGAGGGTGTGCCGCGCACGCTCAGCATCGACCAGTTCGTCAAGCACTGGACGGTCCACCAGATCGAGGTCATCCAGCGCCGCACCGCGTACCGCCTCCGCGAGGCGGAGCGCGAGGCCCACATCCAGCGTGGGTACGTTAAGGCGCTCGACAAGCTCGACGAGGTCATCGCGCTGATCCGTCGCTCCCCGTCAGCCGACGAGGCGCGCCAGGGCCTGATCGACCTGCTCGACGTGGACGAGGTCCAGGCCGACGCGATCCTCAACCTGCAGCTGCGCCGCCTCGCGGCGCTCGAGCGCCAGGCGATCGAGGAGCGCTACGCGAAGCTCATGGAGGAGATCAAGGACCTCCAGCAGATCCTCGGTTCCGAGGAGCGCCAGCGCACGATCATCTCGGACGAGCTCGCGGAGATCGTCCGCAAGTTCGGAGACGACCGTCGCACCGAGATCTCGCCGTTCGACGGCTCGGTCGACATCGAGGACCTCATCGCCGAGGAGGAGATGGTCGTCACCATCACCCGCGGCGGCTACGTCAAGCGCACCCGCTCGGATCAGTACCGGGCGCAGAAGCGCGGCGGCAAGGGCGTGCGCGGAGCCTCGCTCCGCTCGGACGACACGGTCGATCACTTCTTCGTCACGACCACCCACCACTGGCTGCTGTTCTTCACGAACCTCGGCCGCGTGTATCGCGCCAAGGCGTACGAGCTCCCCGAGGGTGGCCGCGACGCGAAGGGCCAGCACGTCGCCAACCTGCTCGCCTTCCAGCCGGGCGAGGAGATCGCCCAGGTGATGGAGCTCAGGTCCTACGAGGACAAGCCCTACCTGGTGCTCGCCACCAAGCGGGGCCTGGTGAAGAAGACCGACCTGTCCGCGTACGACTCGAACCGCTCCGGCGGCCTCATCGCGATCAACCTGCGAGAGGTCGAGGGCGAAGACGGTGAGACCCGTCCCGACGAGCTCATCTCCGCGCGGCTCGCGGGTCCCGAGGACGACCTCATGCTGGTCAGCCGCAAGGGCCAGTCGCTGCGCTTCCATGCGTCGGACGACGAGCTGCGCTCGATGGGGCGCGCGACGTCGGGCGTCAAGGGCATGTCCTTCAGGGACGACGACGAGCTGCTCGCCATGGACGTCATCCTCGCCGGCACTGCCGAGGCGGCGGACGACGCCGACTCGGAGACCGAGGACGATGCGACGGCCGGGGACGGCCCGTACTCGTTCGTCGTCACGGCGGCCGGCTACGCCAAGCGCACGTCCGCATCGGCATGGGCCCCCAAGCATCGCGGTGGTCTCGGCGTGAAGGTCGCGACCCTCACCGAGGAGCGCGGCGACCTGGTGGGAGCGATGCTCGTCGAGGACACCGACGAGGTGCTCGTCATCATGGGCTCGGGCAAGGTCATGCGCTCCCCCGTGTCGGAGGTCCCCATCAAGGGCAAGAACACGATGGGCGTCATCTTCGCCAAGCCGGGCAAGAACGACTCCATCATCGGCATCGCCCGCAACGTCGAGCGCAACCTCGGCGACGAGGATGAGGCCGAGGCGGAGGCGACCGAGGTCGCCGCGGCCGAGACCGACGGTGCGGCCCCGGCAGTCGACAGCGCCGAGAGCGCCGAGTAG